The genomic interval CGCGGCTGGTGCTCCCGGGGTGGAGGCGCCGGATCGACCCGCGGGCGCTGCTCGCGGGCTTCGGCGTCGACCCCGCGCTCGAGCTCGAGGGGCACGAGGGCTTCCGCGAACGCCACGGGTACCTGCCGTACCTGCGACGCCACCGGGCGGAGCTGCGGGACGCCCGCGCGTACTGCCGCTACGTGCGGCAGGCGGGCGCCTGCTGGTCGCTGGGCATCCCGGTCACGCTGGAGGTGCACAACCGGGCGATGCTGGAGGAGCGGGGCTGGGTCCCGCGGCTCGTGGAGGCGCAGCGGCGGCGTTGGCTGCCGGCGGTCGTTTGCATCAACCGCGCCGACGCCGCGGCGTTCGCGGCCGCGGGGATGGAGCCCGAGCGGCTCCACGTCGCGCCCTCCGGCGTCGACCTCCGGGCCTTCGGCGGGTTGCCCGAGCCCGATCTTCTCGGCGGCGGCCCGCCGCGGGTCGCCTACCTCGGCCGTCTCAGCGAGGACCGCGGGCTGGGGCTGCTGCTCGCGCTCCACCGCCGGGGGGTGCTGCGCCTGTCGCTCGCCGGCGACGCGGACACCGCCTTCGAGCCCCCGCCCGGCGTCGCCTCCCGCGGCTTCGTCCCGCCGCGGGAGGTGCCGGCGCTGCTGGGTGCGACCGACCTCGTGCTGCTCCCGTACCAGCCGCGGCTCGCCCACGCGGGCTCGATCAGCCCGATCAAGCTCTTCGAGGCGATGGCGGCGGGCCGGCCGGTGATCGCCAGCGACCTGCCCGCGATCCGCGAGGTCGTGCGGGACGGCGTGAACGGCCTCCTGGTGCCGCCCGCGGACGCCGACGCCTGGGCCGCCGCCGTCGCGCGGCTCCGGGCGGACCCGGGGCTAGCCCGCCGGCTGGCCGACGCCGCGCGCACCGACGCCGCCGCCTACGCCTGGCCGCAGCGTGCCCGCGTCGTGGCCCGTGCGCTGGGCCTCCCGCCCGCAGGCGGCGGGCGTGGCCCGGACTGGGCGGAGACGCTCGCCGCCGCCCGCACCCACCCGCGTCTCCGCCGCCGCCTCGCCCGCGAGCTGGGCCGCCGCCTGGCCGCCGGCGACCGCCTCGATCCGCTCGCGGCGGTCGAACTCGGCCCCGACCGCCGGCTCCGCGGGCCGGCGCGGGGCGGCTCGCTGCGGCGCCGGCTGGCCGCGGCGGCGTCGGCGCTGCGAGCGGAGGCCGGGTTCGGCGCGACGGACCTCCAGCGGCTCGTCGGCGCCGCGCTCGCCGACGTCCGGCGGCCGTGGCGGGGGGGGCGGCTGCGCCGGAGCCTCCTGCGCCCGCCCGGCGTTGCGAATCCGCCGTAGGGAGCCCGGAGCGGCCGCACCGGCACCGCGTACCGCGGACGCCAGCCCGCGCCGGGCAGGTGGCTCACCGACGCCGCTTCAGACCAGCTGCGCGTCCACCAGCCGCCGGTAGATCTCGCTGGCCCCGAGCAGCTCCTCGTGCGTGCCGCGGTCGACGATGCGGCCGTCGTCCATCACGACGATCTCGTCGGCGTCGACCACGGTCGAGAGGCGGTGCGCGATCAGCAGCGTGGTGCGGCCCTCCGCGAGGCGATCCATCGCCAGCTTGATCTTCAGCTCGCTGTCGGCGTCGACCTGGCTGGTCGCCTCGTCGAGGATCAGCACCGGGGCGTCACGCAGGATCGCCCGGGCGATCGAGATCCGCTGGCCCTGCCCGCCGGAGAGGCCCACGCCGCCCTCGCCGAGCACCGCGTCGTAGCCGTCGGGCAGGCGGTCGATGAAGTCGTGCGCGAAGGCTCGCTTCGCGGCGTCGACGACATCCTCGCGGGCGGCGTGCCCGCGGCCGTAGGCGATGTTCTCCGCGATCGTCCCGCCGAACAGCGCCGTCTTCTGGCTCACCACCGCGATCCGCTCGCGCAGGCTCTTGAGATCCAGCGAAGCAACGTCCACG from Phycisphaera mikurensis NBRC 102666 carries:
- a CDS encoding glycosyltransferase — its product is MSPPSLPPLPASAPPAPPPASGPGVGPALTYLGRSRLGKDRANLLQTLQTVAALEGIGHPTRLVLPGWRRRIDPRALLAGFGVDPALELEGHEGFRERHGYLPYLRRHRAELRDARAYCRYVRQAGACWSLGIPVTLEVHNRAMLEERGWVPRLVEAQRRRWLPAVVCINRADAAAFAAAGMEPERLHVAPSGVDLRAFGGLPEPDLLGGGPPRVAYLGRLSEDRGLGLLLALHRRGVLRLSLAGDADTAFEPPPGVASRGFVPPREVPALLGATDLVLLPYQPRLAHAGSISPIKLFEAMAAGRPVIASDLPAIREVVRDGVNGLLVPPADADAWAAAVARLRADPGLARRLADAARTDAAAYAWPQRARVVARALGLPPAGGGRGPDWAETLAAARTHPRLRRRLARELGRRLAAGDRLDPLAAVELGPDRRLRGPARGGSLRRRLAAAASALRAEAGFGATDLQRLVGAALADVRRPWRGGRLRRSLLRPPGVANPP